The following are from one region of the Rosistilla carotiformis genome:
- a CDS encoding c-type cytochrome, with protein sequence MNKKMSLTKAKLPIGPLLLGLCIALTTSLPAAEEKASAAKKGGVGVTPAESFNVPEGFEVELLYQVPSDSEGSWVCLTTDPKGRLLASDQYGSLYRITVKDDGAVDVARLEGEFGMAHGMLSAFGSLYINVNGQPGNAKQKEVKSGIYRLTDTTGDDQYDKVEHLIELHGRGEHGPHALVLSPDGKQIYVAGGNTTDLPAEVPHSRVPRHWSEDHLLGSMPDARGHNAGRLAPGGWVARINPDGSDFEIIATGFRNEYDIAFNPAGELFTYDADMEWDVGTPWYRPTRVNHVVSGAEFGWRNGAGKWPAYYPDSLGAVVDIGPGSPTGIAFGTGAKFPAKYQKALFICDWSFGNIFAVHMDESGSSYNGSFETFATAAPLPVTDLVVRPQDGLLYFTIGGRRTQSALYRIRYTGPESTAPVEASADQKSQALRQLRHKLESFHGSANPEAVAAAIAELGKADRNIRFAARIALEHQPVDQWRSKVLALTDPQALIHGVIALARCGEASDASAAIEALTSIKWDALSDSQRIDLLRAYGLTFIRLGKPNDAQRATILAQLDPHLPGKNVDVNRELAQVLIALDADKIAARVVDLMINAPTQEDQMRYAFALRGHEATWDADSQKAYFGWFQDAAAARGGMSFGGFLTNIRDAAIAKLSDEKKAELGDLLKTPEARDPLADLEPRDVVKEWKVEDLTADSEATKQAYDFERGKKMFAVGQCYKCHRMSGQGGILGPDLTGAGGRFSNKDLLVSIIEPDKVISDQYGATQFLTLDGKVIVGKVINLSGDRMMVLTNMMNPADQTTIIRDDIDTMGEATTSMMPAGLLNTMTAEEIRDLLAYLKAGGNPSHEIYAK encoded by the coding sequence ATGAACAAGAAAATGTCATTAACGAAAGCAAAACTCCCAATCGGCCCGCTTCTGCTCGGGCTATGTATCGCACTTACGACGAGCCTTCCCGCTGCCGAGGAAAAGGCGTCGGCAGCGAAAAAGGGGGGAGTCGGTGTGACTCCAGCCGAATCGTTCAACGTCCCTGAAGGCTTTGAAGTCGAACTGCTGTACCAAGTCCCCTCCGACAGCGAAGGCTCTTGGGTCTGCCTGACGACCGACCCGAAAGGACGCCTGCTGGCCAGCGATCAATACGGCAGTCTCTATCGCATCACCGTGAAGGATGATGGCGCTGTCGATGTGGCGCGTCTGGAAGGGGAATTCGGCATGGCCCACGGCATGCTCTCCGCCTTTGGCAGCCTGTACATCAACGTCAACGGACAGCCTGGCAACGCGAAGCAGAAGGAAGTCAAAAGCGGCATCTATCGCTTGACCGATACCACCGGCGACGATCAGTACGATAAGGTCGAACACCTGATCGAATTGCACGGTCGTGGCGAACACGGTCCGCACGCACTGGTCCTTTCTCCCGATGGCAAACAAATTTATGTTGCCGGCGGCAACACGACCGATCTGCCAGCCGAAGTTCCCCACAGCCGCGTCCCTCGCCATTGGTCGGAGGATCATCTGTTGGGAAGCATGCCCGACGCCCGCGGCCACAATGCGGGACGCTTGGCTCCCGGCGGTTGGGTCGCACGGATCAATCCCGACGGCAGCGACTTTGAAATCATCGCCACCGGTTTCCGCAATGAATACGACATCGCCTTTAACCCCGCCGGCGAACTGTTCACCTACGATGCCGACATGGAATGGGACGTCGGTACCCCTTGGTACCGTCCGACCCGCGTGAACCATGTGGTCAGTGGCGCCGAGTTCGGTTGGCGCAATGGCGCTGGCAAGTGGCCAGCTTATTACCCCGACAGCCTCGGCGCTGTCGTCGACATCGGCCCCGGTTCGCCGACCGGAATCGCGTTTGGTACCGGTGCCAAGTTCCCAGCGAAGTACCAGAAGGCATTGTTCATCTGTGACTGGAGCTTCGGAAATATCTTTGCGGTCCACATGGACGAATCGGGTTCCAGCTACAACGGATCATTTGAAACCTTCGCAACCGCGGCGCCGTTGCCAGTGACCGATCTGGTCGTCCGACCTCAAGATGGCCTACTGTACTTCACGATCGGTGGCCGACGAACTCAGTCGGCACTCTACCGCATCCGCTACACCGGCCCCGAATCGACGGCTCCTGTCGAGGCATCAGCCGATCAAAAGTCGCAGGCGCTGCGTCAACTGCGGCACAAGCTGGAATCGTTCCACGGTTCGGCTAATCCCGAGGCAGTCGCTGCGGCGATTGCGGAACTCGGTAAAGCCGATCGCAACATCCGCTTTGCCGCTCGCATCGCCTTGGAACACCAACCTGTCGACCAATGGCGCAGCAAAGTCCTGGCGTTGACCGATCCTCAAGCGTTGATCCACGGCGTGATCGCTCTAGCCCGTTGCGGCGAAGCTTCCGATGCCTCCGCGGCGATCGAAGCCCTGACGTCGATCAAGTGGGACGCTCTGAGCGATTCGCAGCGGATCGATTTGCTGCGAGCCTACGGACTGACCTTCATTCGCTTGGGTAAGCCAAACGACGCACAACGTGCAACGATTCTGGCCCAGCTGGATCCTCATCTGCCCGGCAAAAACGTCGACGTCAACCGCGAACTGGCTCAGGTTCTGATCGCACTGGACGCCGACAAGATCGCCGCTCGCGTCGTCGATCTGATGATCAACGCGCCGACGCAAGAAGATCAAATGCGATACGCGTTCGCGCTACGCGGACACGAAGCGACCTGGGACGCCGATTCGCAAAAAGCCTACTTCGGCTGGTTCCAGGACGCTGCTGCCGCCCGCGGCGGCATGTCGTTCGGCGGCTTCCTGACGAACATCCGTGATGCGGCAATCGCCAAGCTCTCGGATGAAAAGAAAGCCGAATTGGGCGACCTGCTGAAGACTCCAGAGGCTCGCGATCCGTTGGCCGACCTGGAACCGCGCGACGTCGTCAAGGAATGGAAGGTCGAGGACCTGACCGCCGACAGCGAAGCCACGAAGCAAGCGTATGACTTTGAACGCGGCAAGAAGATGTTCGCCGTCGGTCAGTGCTACAAGTGCCATCGAATGAGCGGCCAGGGAGGGATCTTGGGTCCCGATCTGACGGGTGCCGGCGGACGCTTCAGCAACAAGGATCTGTTGGTTTCGATCATCGAACCGGACAAAGTCATCAGCGACCAATACGGTGCAACGCAGTTCCTGACGCTGGACGGCAAAGTCATCGTCGGCAAAGTCATTAACCTG